The Impatiens glandulifera chromosome 3, dImpGla2.1, whole genome shotgun sequence genome contains a region encoding:
- the LOC124932455 gene encoding uncharacterized protein LOC124932455, giving the protein MVRPTTPQPPTNVSVTPKQLASGIADSVITLISLCGSKAKKQLSLVTKKLQVGTGRLIASPSPIARSKVMIASISNKMIQLKLKRKKRSGKGEDGLDGGLWRRTILMGDKCQPLDFSGVIYYDSDGKALSEIPFRSPRATPMSNHALVPAK; this is encoded by the coding sequence ATGGTCCGTCCAACTACACCGCAACCTCCGACGAACGTTTCTGTAACGCCGAAGCAATTAGCTTCAGGAATCGCTGATTCGGTCATTACTCTCATCTCTCTTTGCGGTAGTAAAGCGAAGAAGCAATTGAGTTTAGTTACGAAGAAGCTTCAAGTCGGAACTGGACGTTTGATTGCTTCTCCTTCGCCGATTGCGCGATCGAAGGTTATGATTGCTTCGATTAGCAATAAGATGATTCAGTTGAAATtgaaaaggaagaagagatcTGGTAAGGGAGAAGATGGATTGGATGGAGGATTGTGGCGTAGGACTATATTGATGGGAGATAAATGTCAGCCGTTGGATTTCTCTGGTGTGATTTATTATGATTCTGATGGAAAAGCACTGTCGGAGATACCGTTTAGGTCTCCTAGGGCAACTCCGATGTCGAATCATGCTTTGGTTCCTGCTAAATGA